The proteins below come from a single Ictalurus punctatus breed USDA103 chromosome 24, Coco_2.0, whole genome shotgun sequence genomic window:
- the LOC108256835 gene encoding interferon alpha-5, whose amino-acid sequence MNHMELMKCVLLLVFVSSVCEAVALPTCRWARYKQLSEKSKNLLERMGGQLPQECLEGKNRSFPSFPKDVFIKAQNEDLVLVALETLSGVKNIFKNNHTLVKWESDSLAFFRSLVFRQVINLQECAGKKVQTSMEKPVDSSTATLRSFFEKLEERLKEKEFSSCAWEIVRTELQGGLEALQTVLESRN is encoded by the exons ATGAATCACATGGAGCTGATGAAGTGTGTGCTGCTGCTCGTGTTCGTGTCGAGTGTGTGTGAAGCAGTAGCCTTGCCAACCTGCCGGTGGGCACGCTACAAACAACTGAGCGAGAAGAGCAAGAACTTGCTGGAGCGTATG GGTGGCCAGTTGCCACAGGAGTGTTTAGAGGGAAAAAACAgatcctttccttcctttccaaAGGACGTGTTCATTAAAGCTCAG AATGAAGACCTGGTCTTGGTGGCTCTTGAAACTCTGAGTGGAgttaaaaacatctttaaaaacaaCCACACACTAGTGAAGTGGGAGAGCGACAGTCTGGCATTCTTCAGGAGCCTTGTGTTTAGACAAGTGATAAACCTGCAGGAATGC GCAGGGAAAAAGGTCCAGACGTCGATGGAGAAACCTGTGGACAGCAGCACTGCTACACTGAGGTCGTTTTTTGAAAAGCTGGAGGAGCGACTGAAAGAGAAG GAGTTCAGCTCGTGCGCCTGGGAGATAGTGAGAACTGAGCTTCAGGGTGGCCTCGAGGCGCTTCAGACTGTTCTAGAGAGCAGGAACTAA
- the ifnphi3 gene encoding interferon alpha-7 — translation MSGLHTFTWLCTVIICMAHVSSMPTSCKLQKRLVEKCHDILEKMGDRFPLHCLEGTVPVPFPEAAFQFSTSQQAVALEKTIYSTLTYISSLFDEDGVPDEWKNLEEFQNIIYRQIEENKCIMKKTQDSQEDFLRREKALKEYFDKISAGLKEKNFQVCGWEFVRKEVLITLQFILNKDLKGVLFSSWG, via the exons ATGTCAGGTCTTCATACCTTCACATGGCTGTGCACTGTGATCATCTGCATGGCGCACGTGAGCTCAATGCCTACAAGCTGCAAGCTTCAGAAGAGGCTGGTGGAGAAATGCCATGATATTCTGGAGAAGATG gGAGACAGATTTCCTCTGCACTGTCTTGAAGGCACAGTTCCTGTCCCGTTTCCCGAGGCCGCGTTCCAGTTCAGCACGTCCCAACAG GCCGTTGCCCTGGAAAAGACCATCTACTCAACGCTGACCTACATCTCTTCCTTGTTTGATGAAGACGGTGTTCCCGATGAGTGGAAGAACCTCGAGGAATTTCAGAACATCATTTACCGGCAGATTGAAGAGAACAAATGT atcATGAAGAAAACTCAAGACTCACAGGAGGACTTTCTCAGACGTGAAAAAGCGCTCAAAGAGTATTTCGACAAAATATCAGCGGGTTTGAAAGAAAAG AATTTCCAGGTTTGTGGATGGGAATTTGTCCGAAAGGAGGTCCTCATCACTCTACAGTTCATCCTGAATAAAGACTTGAAGGGCGTTCTCTTTTCCAGCTGGGGCTGA